From a region of the Myroides sp. JBRI-B21084 genome:
- a CDS encoding queuosine precursor transporter, whose amino-acid sequence MKLTKKQIVFIILGGIFVTNAIVAELIGGKLINVGPFILSIGILPWPIVFVVTDLINEYFGKEGVKKLTFLTTGLILYTFCMIFLAIQIPASNVSAVSFNAFKEVFGQGLWIIIASIIAFVCSQLIDAALFVFFKKITGGKKIWLRSTGSTVISQLFDSFIVTGIAFWLTGKLSFHDYINMAATGYSFKLLLAIGLTPFIYLGHYVIKNFLEKDTPIQSS is encoded by the coding sequence ATGAAACTTACAAAAAAGCAAATTGTATTTATAATTCTAGGCGGTATTTTTGTAACCAATGCCATAGTTGCCGAATTAATAGGGGGTAAGCTCATAAACGTTGGTCCGTTTATTTTAAGTATTGGCATTTTGCCTTGGCCTATTGTGTTTGTGGTTACCGATTTAATTAACGAATATTTTGGTAAAGAAGGTGTAAAAAAACTTACCTTTTTAACCACCGGACTTATTTTATATACGTTTTGCATGATATTTTTGGCGATACAAATACCTGCTTCAAATGTATCGGCTGTTAGTTTTAATGCTTTTAAAGAAGTTTTTGGGCAAGGTTTATGGATTATTATTGCCAGCATCATTGCCTTTGTTTGCTCACAGTTGATAGACGCTGCTTTGTTTGTGTTTTTTAAAAAGATAACAGGTGGTAAAAAAATATGGCTACGCAGTACAGGTTCTACCGTAATTTCGCAGTTATTTGATAGTTTTATTGTAACTGGAATAGCTTTTTGGCTTACGGGTAAATTATCTTTTCACGATTATATAAACATGGCAGCAACAGGTTATTCGTTTAAATTATTATTAGCAATTGGGCTAACACCTTTTATTTATTTGGGACATTACGTTATTAAAAACTTTTTAGAAAAAGATACTCCAATTCAATCTTCATAA
- the greA gene encoding transcription elongation factor GreA produces the protein MSNVSYYTAEGLKKLRDEVEHLKSVERPKASQAIADARDKGDLSENAEYDAAKEAQGLLELKIAKMEEVLANARLIDESQLDTSKVLVLSTVRIKNQTNGMEITYKLVAESEADLKAGKISVTSPIGKGLLGKSVGEIAEISVPNGTLKFEILEITRD, from the coding sequence ATGAGTAACGTATCATACTACACTGCCGAAGGATTAAAGAAATTAAGAGATGAAGTGGAGCATTTAAAAAGTGTTGAACGCCCTAAAGCTTCACAAGCAATTGCTGATGCACGCGATAAAGGCGACTTGTCTGAAAATGCTGAATACGATGCTGCTAAAGAGGCACAAGGTTTGTTAGAATTAAAAATTGCTAAAATGGAAGAAGTTTTAGCAAACGCTCGTTTAATTGACGAATCACAATTAGATACATCTAAAGTTTTGGTGCTTTCTACCGTACGTATTAAAAACCAAACAAACGGAATGGAAATTACATACAAATTGGTTGCTGAAAGCGAAGCCGATTTAAAAGCTGGTAAAATATCGGTAACATCGCCAATTGGTAAAGGTTTACTAGGAAAATCGGTTGGTGAAATTGCAGAAATCAGTGTACCAAACGGCACTTTAAAATTTGAAATTTTAGAAATTACAAGAGACTAA
- a CDS encoding flavin reductase family protein, with product MLSIQPTDLNPVQLQAYLQGAVGPRPIAFASTVDENGNANLSPFSFFNIFSSNPPILVFSPARRVRNNTVKHTLLNCEATKEVVINIANYSMVQQLSLASTEYADGVDEFIKAGFTKVASDLVKPFRVAESPVQLECKVNQIIALGDQGGAGNMIICEVVKMHIANDILDGKGGIDQHKIDLIARMGGNWYTRATPGMFEVEKPLTTLGIGVDAIPENAKKSGIFAGNDLGILGNVEVLPTSDEVVTFLNENPEIANWVNNNNNELIFKKAKDFLSLNEVTLAWKTILAAK from the coding sequence ATGTTAAGCATACAACCAACCGATTTAAATCCGGTACAATTACAAGCCTATTTACAAGGCGCCGTGGGTCCACGCCCAATTGCATTTGCAAGTACAGTTGATGAAAACGGAAATGCAAATTTATCGCCCTTTAGTTTTTTTAACATTTTTAGTTCAAACCCGCCCATATTGGTTTTTTCGCCAGCACGTAGGGTACGCAACAACACAGTAAAACATACCTTGTTAAATTGCGAAGCTACTAAAGAAGTAGTTATAAATATAGCTAATTACAGCATGGTGCAACAACTTTCGTTAGCATCTACTGAATATGCCGATGGTGTTGATGAATTTATAAAAGCCGGTTTTACAAAAGTAGCATCAGATTTAGTTAAACCTTTTCGCGTTGCCGAAAGTCCGGTGCAATTAGAATGTAAAGTAAACCAAATAATTGCATTAGGCGATCAAGGTGGTGCAGGAAATATGATTATTTGCGAAGTTGTAAAAATGCACATTGCAAATGATATTTTAGACGGAAAAGGCGGTATCGATCAACATAAAATAGATTTAATTGCACGTATGGGGGGCAACTGGTACACACGTGCTACACCAGGAATGTTTGAAGTTGAAAAACCACTTACTACATTGGGTATTGGCGTTGACGCGATACCTGAAAATGCCAAAAAAAGTGGTATATTTGCAGGGAACGACTTAGGGATTTTAGGCAATGTAGAAGTGCTGCCAACAAGTGATGAAGTAGTAACTTTTTTAAACGAAAATCCTGAAATTGCAAACTGGGTAAACAATAATAACAACGAATTAATTTTTAAAAAAGCTAAAGACTTTTTAAGTTTAAATGAAGTAACATTGGCTTGGAAAACAATTTTAGCAGCAAAATAA
- a CDS encoding carboxypeptidase-like regulatory domain-containing protein yields MRITNKFYLIVFILFQQISFSQQNIKGSIISENEPVPYAQIFSQASERPVYSDSLGMFHLKNVNKNETITIKCIGYEDKNVKVADINNSFKIELKKADILLNEIVIDVINSVWEKLFKKPKAHLWFSSIPATEGFSTLTKYKATTDVKFNGICFIAKNNGIYLTKRLRPLVFKKTIEPASTLIESEVEVFTIPKNNTGKLNNKDFRIEFEFNNIIELKKGEEIYIGVEFVPNDLNNVNVNDNLMFATVKEINNPNLETKLYSFLFNDKSRGKFYKEVLLKEDLYFELKVVK; encoded by the coding sequence ATGCGCATTACAAATAAATTCTATCTTATTGTATTCATCTTATTTCAACAAATAAGTTTTTCACAACAAAACATAAAAGGTTCAATTATTTCAGAAAATGAACCCGTACCTTACGCGCAAATTTTTTCACAAGCATCAGAACGTCCCGTATATTCGGATAGTTTAGGTATGTTTCATTTAAAAAATGTAAATAAAAATGAAACCATCACTATCAAATGTATAGGGTATGAAGATAAAAATGTAAAAGTTGCCGATATTAATAATTCTTTTAAAATTGAATTAAAAAAGGCAGATATTTTATTAAATGAAATTGTAATAGATGTTATCAATTCTGTATGGGAAAAACTTTTCAAAAAACCTAAAGCTCATTTATGGTTTTCAAGCATTCCTGCAACTGAAGGCTTTTCAACACTAACAAAATATAAAGCAACTACCGATGTAAAGTTTAATGGTATATGTTTTATTGCAAAAAACAATGGTATCTATTTAACCAAAAGATTAAGACCGCTTGTTTTTAAAAAAACAATTGAGCCTGCTTCTACCCTAATTGAATCTGAAGTTGAAGTATTTACTATTCCAAAAAACAATACCGGTAAATTAAATAATAAAGATTTTAGAATAGAATTTGAATTTAACAATATTATTGAACTAAAAAAAGGAGAAGAAATTTATATAGGTGTAGAATTTGTACCTAATGATTTAAATAATGTAAACGTTAATGACAATCTTATGTTTGCTACAGTTAAAGAAATAAACAACCCAAATTTAGAAACCAAATTATACTCTTTTTTATTTAATGATAAGTCCCGAGGTAAATTTTACAAAGAAGTACTATTAAAAGAAGATTTATATTTTGAACTAAAAGTTGTAAAATAA
- a CDS encoding DNA-3-methyladenine glycosylase I: MEIKRCDWVTNDELYIKYHDEEWGKPVYDDETIFEFLVLESFQAGLSWFTILKKRENFRAAFDQFNYKKIANYNPEKLESLMQDAGIVRNKLKILATVNNAQRFMEVQKEFGSFSKYIWGFVNHKTINNKVKSIKDVQATTDISDALAKDLKKRGFKFLGSTVMYAHMQATGMVNDHLTTCFCYNKH; the protein is encoded by the coding sequence ATGGAAATAAAACGTTGCGATTGGGTTACAAATGATGAATTGTATATAAAATACCACGACGAAGAATGGGGAAAACCTGTTTACGACGATGAAACTATTTTTGAATTTTTAGTGTTAGAATCGTTTCAGGCGGGTTTAAGTTGGTTTACCATTTTAAAAAAACGCGAGAATTTTCGTGCTGCTTTTGATCAATTCAACTATAAAAAAATAGCTAATTATAACCCTGAAAAATTAGAGTCTTTAATGCAAGATGCAGGTATTGTACGCAACAAATTAAAAATTTTAGCTACCGTTAACAACGCACAGCGCTTTATGGAAGTTCAAAAAGAATTTGGCAGTTTTTCTAAATATATTTGGGGTTTTGTAAACCATAAAACTATTAATAACAAAGTTAAAAGTATTAAAGATGTACAAGCAACTACAGATATTTCTGATGCGTTAGCTAAAGATTTAAAAAAACGCGGTTTTAAATTTTTGGGTTCAACCGTAATGTATGCGCACATGCAAGCAACCGGTATGGTTAACGATCACTTAACAACATGTTTTTGTTATAACAAACACTAA
- a CDS encoding DUF3127 domain-containing protein, whose product MEVLGRIKMVGPVQDVSPTFRKREVVVTTEEQYPQHILIEFTQDKCDLLNSFQIGEQVRVGINLRGREWVNPQGETRYFNSIQGWRIDRPQMQQPAYNQAPQGYAQPQGGGYAQPQQGFGQQPQGFAQPNPFENQNNGYAANNNTAFPPAPNFNQNEEAEDDLPF is encoded by the coding sequence ATGGAAGTTTTAGGAAGAATAAAAATGGTTGGTCCGGTACAAGATGTAAGCCCAACTTTTAGAAAAAGAGAAGTAGTTGTAACTACAGAAGAGCAATATCCGCAGCATATTTTAATTGAGTTTACACAAGATAAATGCGATTTATTAAATTCATTTCAAATTGGTGAACAAGTACGCGTTGGTATTAACTTACGTGGTAGAGAATGGGTTAATCCACAAGGTGAAACCCGTTATTTTAACTCAATTCAAGGTTGGAGAATCGATCGTCCACAAATGCAACAACCTGCTTACAACCAAGCACCACAAGGTTACGCGCAGCCACAAGGTGGTGGATATGCACAACCGCAACAAGGTTTTGGGCAACAACCACAAGGTTTTGCACAGCCTAATCCGTTTGAAAACCAAAACAATGGATATGCAGCAAACAATAACACCGCTTTTCCACCAGCTCCAAACTTTAATCAAAACGAAGAAGCTGAAGACGATTTACCTTTTTAA
- a CDS encoding HIT family protein yields MSIFTKIISGEIPSYKVAENNEFIAFLDINPNAKGHTLCVPKQEINKIFEMEKDLYTRLMEFSYDVAKAIEKAVPCKRVGVAVVGLEVPHVHVHLIPLQDMDDMRFQRKASLTKEEFEETAKQIASHL; encoded by the coding sequence ATGAGCATTTTCACTAAAATTATAAGCGGCGAAATTCCATCGTATAAAGTTGCAGAAAACAACGAGTTTATTGCTTTTTTAGATATAAATCCCAATGCAAAAGGCCATACTTTGTGCGTTCCTAAACAGGAAATCAACAAGATTTTTGAAATGGAAAAAGACTTGTACACGCGTTTAATGGAATTTTCGTACGATGTGGCAAAAGCCATTGAAAAAGCCGTACCATGTAAACGCGTAGGTGTTGCTGTTGTAGGGTTAGAAGTACCACACGTACACGTGCATTTAATACCTTTACAAGATATGGACGATATGCGTTTTCAACGAAAAGCATCGCTTACAAAAGAAGAATTTGAAGAAACTGCCAAGCAAATAGCATCACATTTATAA
- a CDS encoding TonB-dependent receptor domain-containing protein, with the protein MKNILLVLSLFFAGLINAQNIKIEGVVTFEDQPIPETFVTIKTNKVYNTTTNNDGYFSVEIPEDVTNYTITWEHSQFKVLSKTLKYVAGEKLDLQFTEQTTEELAAIIINQTNKNIRRFADKTVVDVEKLTVLNSGSVFDAVNKLPGVLVTANGQIAHNGKLATIFLDGEPTGMSGDQLTNFLKNLPANTVKSIEIIDRPGAKYSATFNGTIINVITKSAKIEGFSGSFMQENRINSKIKNSTSAQIMFKKNKISWSMNTGYTHHEGNSSSANEFSYISNGTPINASENYWNNSWYQNVYLRNKWQYKLSDFTSLTLKYNFNHNYNKPLNYGAVVNTFGNTQQMYTQQTKNLSKNNMHELQFVYAQKLDTLGTNFTLTSNTEFQNNGNNNQLFVKDEKVSSILADNNFVYSQTKADFEKPIKAVNGNLETGAHFTHSVSNNNGLYNWNQARTYIPYDFKYTNKAVYTSLSSNIKSLMISAGLRFENLTYQSQTAVDSLNLKKHYTNVFPTVSLKYSLTSGVYLSTGYSKRMNLPGAQAFNPNITSQNSLLLSNAGNPNLQPEISHNINATMTVFDYIYFSYNLSKMPNQNVAFYEIAPNGTLESKSHNIKNGISQSFNMGLPIPYAMFTKGLKNMINDRNGLNVDELSFTYLNAGYFKTKYNNVIPEKFQKGAFYIFTYSQFYLGGNTRLYITYYNMFKGVMNLYELNKPAQNLNVAFNKKFLDNKLTLNVGVDNVLNTDGYNVNVFGNGLQMRTETMNERRMFKVGLTFNFGGFKDQNQIFPQTTPPFKTN; encoded by the coding sequence ATGAAAAACATATTACTAGTATTATCCTTGTTTTTTGCAGGGTTAATAAACGCACAAAATATAAAAATTGAAGGAGTTGTTACTTTTGAAGACCAACCTATTCCTGAAACTTTTGTTACCATAAAAACCAACAAGGTTTATAACACTACTACAAACAACGATGGATATTTTTCTGTAGAAATTCCTGAAGATGTTACGAATTACACCATAACTTGGGAACATTCGCAGTTTAAAGTTCTATCAAAAACGCTAAAGTATGTTGCAGGTGAAAAATTAGATTTGCAATTTACAGAACAAACAACCGAAGAGCTAGCAGCAATTATAATAAATCAAACCAATAAAAACATTCGCAGATTTGCTGATAAAACTGTGGTAGATGTAGAAAAATTAACTGTGTTAAATTCGGGTAGTGTTTTTGATGCGGTTAATAAATTACCTGGTGTTTTGGTTACAGCCAATGGACAAATTGCGCATAACGGAAAACTGGCAACCATTTTTTTAGATGGCGAACCAACGGGTATGAGTGGTGATCAACTTACAAACTTTCTTAAAAACCTACCAGCAAACACTGTGAAAAGCATTGAAATTATTGATCGTCCTGGTGCAAAATACAGCGCTACTTTTAATGGTACAATTATTAATGTTATAACGAAATCGGCAAAAATTGAAGGTTTTAGTGGAAGTTTTATGCAAGAAAATCGTATAAACAGTAAAATTAAAAACAGTACATCGGCGCAAATCATGTTTAAAAAAAACAAAATAAGCTGGAGCATGAACACCGGTTATACCCATCACGAAGGCAATAGTTCGTCTGCTAATGAATTTAGTTATATAAGCAACGGAACGCCTATTAACGCCAGCGAAAACTATTGGAACAACAGTTGGTATCAAAATGTTTATTTACGCAATAAATGGCAATATAAATTAAGTGATTTTACCAGTTTAACCCTTAAATACAACTTTAATCATAATTATAATAAGCCATTGAATTATGGCGCCGTGGTTAATACGTTTGGCAATACACAACAAATGTATACACAACAAACTAAAAATTTAAGTAAAAACAACATGCATGAATTGCAGTTTGTATATGCGCAAAAGTTAGATACACTTGGAACTAATTTTACATTAACATCAAATACAGAATTTCAAAATAATGGAAACAACAACCAGTTGTTTGTAAAAGATGAAAAAGTTTCAAGCATTTTAGCCGATAACAATTTTGTGTACAGCCAAACCAAAGCCGATTTTGAAAAGCCAATAAAAGCAGTTAATGGCAATTTAGAAACGGGCGCACATTTTACACATTCGGTTTCAAATAATAACGGTCTTTATAATTGGAATCAAGCCAGAACTTATATTCCTTATGATTTTAAATACACCAATAAAGCTGTTTACACCAGTTTATCAAGCAACATAAAATCGTTAATGATTTCGGCAGGTTTACGATTCGAAAATTTAACGTATCAATCACAAACAGCTGTTGATTCTTTAAATTTAAAAAAGCATTATACTAATGTTTTTCCAACAGTTTCGTTAAAATATTCATTAACTTCGGGTGTTTATCTTAGTACAGGATATAGCAAACGAATGAATTTGCCTGGTGCGCAAGCGTTCAATCCTAATATAACATCGCAAAATAGTTTGTTGCTTTCAAACGCTGGAAATCCTAATTTACAGCCCGAAATAAGTCACAACATAAATGCAACGATGACTGTTTTTGATTATATTTATTTTAGTTACAACCTTTCAAAAATGCCTAATCAAAATGTAGCTTTTTATGAAATTGCTCCAAATGGTACGCTTGAATCTAAATCGCATAATATTAAAAACGGTATTTCGCAAAGTTTTAATATGGGGTTGCCCATTCCTTACGCTATGTTTACCAAAGGTTTAAAAAATATGATTAACGACAGAAACGGGCTAAATGTTGATGAACTTTCGTTTACCTACTTAAATGCGGGCTATTTTAAAACAAAGTACAACAATGTAATTCCTGAAAAGTTTCAAAAAGGTGCGTTTTATATTTTTACTTATTCGCAGTTTTATTTGGGTGGTAATACACGTTTGTACATTACGTATTATAATATGTTTAAAGGGGTAATGAATTTGTACGAATTGAATAAACCAGCACAAAACCTGAATGTTGCGTTTAATAAGAAATTTTTAGATAATAAATTAACTTTAAATGTTGGGGTTGATAATGTGTTGAATACCGATGGTTATAACGTAAATGTTTTTGGTAACGGCTTGCAAATGCGTACCGAAACTATGAACGAACGCCGCATGTTTAAAGTTGGTTTAACCTTTAATTTTGGTGGTTTTAAAGACCAAAACCAAATTTTTCCGCAAACTACCCCGCCTTTTAAAACAAATTAG
- the aat gene encoding leucyl/phenylalanyl-tRNA--protein transferase: MYKLTNELYFPSVETAHSSGIVAFGGDLSTERLQLAYHSGIFPWFEDGEEITWFAPEERMVLFLNQLKISKSTRNILNRNIFKVTFNTAFEQVISHCQQIKRNGQLGTWITDEMLQAYVKLHEMGVAKSVEVWQNKELVGGLYGIDLGHIFCGESMFSKTSNASKIAFIHLTQHLKANNYQIIDCQVYNDYLAQLGAEEIPRDLFMQILNKKLKVVYED, translated from the coding sequence ATGTACAAACTTACCAACGAACTTTATTTTCCAAGTGTAGAAACAGCACATTCATCGGGCATTGTGGCTTTTGGCGGCGATTTATCTACAGAAAGACTACAGCTTGCATACCACAGCGGTATTTTTCCTTGGTTTGAAGATGGTGAAGAAATTACCTGGTTTGCACCTGAAGAACGTATGGTTTTATTTTTAAATCAATTAAAAATATCTAAATCAACCCGAAATATCTTAAATAGAAACATTTTTAAAGTAACTTTTAATACCGCTTTTGAACAAGTGATTAGCCATTGCCAACAAATAAAACGCAATGGACAATTAGGCACTTGGATTACCGATGAAATGTTACAAGCGTATGTAAAATTACACGAAATGGGTGTAGCAAAATCGGTTGAAGTTTGGCAAAATAAGGAGCTGGTTGGCGGTTTATACGGTATTGATTTAGGACATATTTTTTGTGGCGAAAGTATGTTTTCTAAAACATCAAACGCTTCAAAAATAGCTTTTATTCACCTAACACAACATTTAAAAGCAAACAACTATCAAATAATTGACTGCCAAGTTTATAATGATTATTTAGCCCAATTAGGTGCCGAGGAAATTCCGCGCGATTTGTTTATGCAAATTTTAAATAAAAAACTAAAAGTTGTTTATGAAGATTGA
- a CDS encoding sensor histidine kinase, protein MSIVKRSLYTRWFILLFSLGILILILWNTYLLFQTFKHEERVKMEIWAQANQKISESPLESDIELPSNILIKNTTIPAILTTDNDSIIRHFNLPEEAETNSKLLYEILNDLKSQNLPIEVKFLGEKQYVYYGNSSLINKLKYYPMALIAILVLFGLLVYSYFRASKMSSENKLWAGMAKETAHQIGTPLSSLLGWLEIMRLDDMDANIIAEIQKDVDRLQTIADRFSKIGSEPNLELLNIVEETKKSFDYLQSRSSKQIVFEFDTNTDIVNLMLNPTLHSWTIENLVKNAIDAIKGKGKIKVEIKNNENNLQILVSDTGKGIPKNQFRKIFEPGFSTKKRGWGLGLSLTQRIVQKYHKGSIRVLKSEIGKGTTFSIQYKKKSL, encoded by the coding sequence ATGTCTATTGTTAAAAGAAGTTTATACACACGTTGGTTTATCTTGCTTTTTTCGTTGGGAATTTTAATTTTAATTCTTTGGAATACCTATTTGCTTTTTCAAACTTTTAAGCACGAAGAACGTGTAAAAATGGAAATTTGGGCACAAGCAAATCAAAAAATTAGTGAATCTCCTTTAGAGTCAGATATTGAACTTCCATCAAACATTTTAATAAAAAATACTACGATACCGGCTATACTTACTACAGATAATGATAGTATTATTAGGCATTTTAATTTACCCGAAGAAGCTGAAACCAATTCTAAACTTCTGTATGAAATTTTAAATGATTTAAAAAGTCAGAATTTACCAATTGAAGTTAAATTTTTGGGTGAAAAACAATATGTATATTACGGAAATTCATCGTTAATAAACAAATTAAAATACTATCCAATGGCATTAATAGCTATTTTGGTTTTGTTTGGTTTGTTGGTGTATAGTTATTTTAGGGCAAGTAAAATGTCGTCCGAAAATAAATTATGGGCAGGTATGGCAAAAGAAACTGCACACCAAATTGGCACACCGCTTTCATCGCTTTTAGGTTGGTTAGAAATTATGAGGCTTGATGATATGGACGCTAATATAATTGCCGAAATTCAAAAAGATGTGGATCGTTTGCAAACCATTGCCGACCGTTTTTCAAAAATTGGTTCTGAACCAAATTTAGAGTTGTTGAATATTGTTGAAGAAACCAAAAAGTCGTTTGATTATTTACAATCGCGCAGTTCAAAACAAATTGTTTTTGAGTTTGATACCAATACCGATATTGTAAATCTTATGCTGAACCCAACTTTACATAGTTGGACTATTGAAAACCTTGTAAAAAACGCTATTGACGCCATAAAAGGCAAAGGAAAAATTAAAGTTGAAATTAAAAACAACGAAAATAATTTACAAATTTTAGTGAGTGATACTGGTAAAGGCATACCAAAAAATCAATTCCGTAAAATATTTGAGCCGGGCTTTTCTACCAAAAAGCGTGGTTGGGGCTTGGGTTTATCGCTTACGCAACGTATTGTTCAAAAATACCATAAAGGTTCCATACGTGTTTTAAAATCAGAAATAGGTAAAGGCACTACTTTTTCAATTCAATACAAGAAAAAATCCCTTTGA